The genomic stretch acatatatatatatatatatatatatataggttacATAATACAAGAAATCCTAAAAGGCTTGACATTCATCACATGGATGTTGTAACCAGTTACAGTACTATTAGGAGGGAGATGTTAATATGTGATGCAATGTAGGAGTAGCTCTATCAGCCTTAAAGAGCTTGAAGATAAGCATAAAAGAGCTTGTATCTGAAGAAGATTAACTTCAATGCTGAAAAGATCTCCTTCACTTTCAACTTTGGGACCAACTATCGTATTCTTCAAGTAACGATAAAGAGGGTGTGAGTGTGCCCAATCGACATGATACAAGCTTTTTTAGGCTTGTCTTCAagacataataataataataataataataataataataataataataataataataataagaaaaagaagagagagagagagactccaaattcaatttattaatcAACTCATTGAACGGAAATAGCTCTTACATATCTGAAAGAAAATAAACCCTATATAAACCCTAATCAATCTCTACCACCCATCTGATTAAAATCCTTTGACTGAGATTAAAGGCAACAATAAGACATTAAGACCCTAAAATTACTTTACCATGGGccaatattaattaaataactaatCATAGGATTGGGCTGACCCATCAACCAAATGGAAATCTGAAATAATTAAGAGTGCTATAACTAAGCCCAATTACGTTAAACGACTAGTCATAAACCAAAATGAATAATAAGATGCAAATTTCGGGACTGCATTAGAGACCCATGCTCATTATCACCCTAGAAATAGGCCAACACTAACCCACAATGCCTTCCCAAATTTTCTagagaacaaaaaattaaaaaacagatGATTTATTTCTTTCTCAGCATgccaacaaaaacaacaatctGAAATACTAATTGACCTTCTCTAGTGAAAAACTTGAGTAGGTATAGAGGCTGTAAATGCTCTCCAAGATAGAAAACTATGTCTAGGGATGTGTCCCTTTGACGAAACCACCTGAGACCATATCACTTCTGGCACCTTTGTCCTCACCATGTTCCCAGCAGATTCTTGAGAGAACTTCCCAAAGGATTTTCAGACCACTGAACTAGCTAGGTAACCACTGCCTCCAGGCCTTCTAGGAATACACTCCAACACATCCCATATTTTTGCAAGAAAAGgggagatttttttatttttttatttttttttttgggagggggtggGTGTGGGTGGGTGTGATCATTAAACACCAAGCTATCCCAAAGAAAAGACCAAACTTTTGCCTCTCTGTCAAGTTCCTCAATGTCAAAGATATTTTCCCCAAAGATGGATGAGAGAGAGCCGCATTACTCAGTAAAAAGATTTGTCACTTTCACTAGTAAGAACCAATATTGGGATATATGCACTTGCAACAGTTATCAGTACTAATATAGTAACAACATCTTTATGAATGTAAAGATATTTGTGTCCAAGGAGATAATTTGTTCAGATTTTGGATTGTTGAAAGAAGTTGAACTGTAAGAGAAGTGATTGAGGTGATAAAAAATTCTAAGGAAGAGActggattattatttttttttttttttttttttttttgtttggaggGCCGGCAAAATCATGCTCCTATATCCTTTCCCCTTATTTTGCAAAGCTGGGAAAAATTTCCTCATGAACATTCTTCTTAATGAAATTGATCTGTCAGTGAGTACTAATCAAAAAAAGTAAATGGGGAGTATAGAAATCTAACCTTCTTACCAATAAGGGATAGGGTGTCACTCCTCAATAAGCAAAACATTGTCCTAATGCTGTAGCCATTACTAAACAGGTGAATCTACATAATGTTGTAACACCATTGGTTATATCAACAATGCATTAACCAAACTGCAAACTACTGGAGACTAATCCAAAACTTACATTAATCCACAGCAGCTTTCTAGTTTCTTCTCCATTAAAAGAACTAAAATGGTTGATACCACTTCATGGAAACAATCACATTAAATGTTAATGACAAAGAAGCCATACGTTCAATCTTTCAACCTATCTCAATCATCATAAAAGTTGAAGGAATAGTAAAGTAAATGGAATCTGAGTGCAAATGCTCaaactaaaatgctaaaatgAAGGTTCTTGTAaacttgagatttttttttttttttttgggggggggggggggggggtggggaacaCTTGAACACAATGTTTAAGGCAATTTAGGTCTTAGAGAagtatgcaaaattttgatccaTTTAAAGAGCAATAAAATGGTTAGTAGCTAGGTTGTAATGCATTTTTGTCGTCGAGTCTGCAAAACAAAGGCATGAAGGAGATCAGATTTCACTTCAATATATAATATCCAACATTGGCAAAATGACAATCTGGGAGAAGGTACAAAGGACAATTGCAATGTCTTTCATAGATTACAATACAATATGATGACAAACTTGCCCTTGCCTAGTACAGTATCTCTGCAACctagagggtttttttttttctttttctttctttttctggatAGGTTATTAGTATCACTTTATTGCGTAGAAATGGAAAACCATACAAAGAGGaacatatacaagacaagaGAAAACCCCCAAAGGGAATCACAACATCTCCCTTTCACCAACAGGACCATGAAGAGGAAAAAACCCACAATAACAATGACACTCTCCCGAACAAATACTAATCCCTGAGGGAActgaaaagaaaacaaacagaATAACTCATCAGTGGCCATACCACGAGGCAAAAACTAGCTGAGATTGGTTTGAATATTGATTGAGAAAATGAATTAAAAGATTGACAGTGATGTCCTTTTTTGGGTGTAAAACGAGGATTTAAATGATTTCAATAGGGAGTTGAGTACAAAAGAGCGTGGAAGTCCCTTTCATGGCGATGCATATGACATGCACAAACTTGGTGATCCATGGAGACATAAAATCGTTCAAACCCTAAAGGAGAaggctggagagagagagagagagatactatTCTTACCCATTGAAATCTTTGCGTCTAATGTTTTAAGGAACCAAAATTGGTTAGGATAAAGTTGCAGAGTACTCTCCTCTCTCTAGTTATACAAATTCTCACACATAATTTGTAGAATAGGGGTTTGGCCTTTGGGAGCTGTTACGAGTAGGGTTTACTTTGAAGGGAATGAGATCTCTTTTTGATCTTGATCGGGGTCATAACCTGTAATCGTTTAgtctcatttaattttattaacAGATGATGGATTCAAATTCAATGCTTGGATCAGCTAGAGACGACTGTAATTACACACTTTGGAGTCCCTACCTCTGCACATTTAACTACAACCATGATTAATACTATcaattattgttattatattgTGGACAGAAAGCTGAAACTGAACTCTGAACACTGGATATCAGCGGTTGGGGCAGTAAGTCAACCAAAGCTAAGGGCTCCATCCAAAATATATGGTGTTTGCATCAGTAAGGATTGATAACCCACTTGCAAGTGGCACTCTATATGGACTCCCCTTGGTTAAAATGCCACTTCTAAATGGTTTCTAATACTTCTTGAAGATTTGAGCTTAGAGTCAGCAGTAGATCTAGCTTCCCATTCAATATAATAGCTACCCATATGGTTTCTATAGAATTTTTATAAGAGCAAATTACCATGTAAGAGAAGAAGCCATAGGAATCATGAAGTAGACTGCATCGACGGGTTGGGATCTTTGTTGGGCTTGAGtagatttttcttcttctttttctttttgtatggAATCCCTCTTGCCTTAGCTTGACACTCCCTCACCTCACGCAAATAAACACGAATAGCACCATTGCCGAAAGGGTTCGTGTCCGGAGATCCACCGTTCTCTTCATATGCTGCCCGGAGGCGGCCAATGAGTGCATCAAGACTTCCCCAAGcttgcctgagagggcaggtaCAAGGAGCAGGAGGCTCTGGCTGCCCAAAGAAGATACAACCTTGTAAGTGCACCTTAGTCTTACCGAACTGATCCAGGTACCTAAGGAAGTCCAGTATATGGCTGCAGTTGCACTGTGAAACTGAAACTGGAGGTCTCTGGTTCTTCAAGTACTGACCAAAGGTGTTCCAGTCTCTACGCTTTTGCGACTCATAACGACTTAGTGGTGGAGGAGCCGATGATTGCGGCTGCTGTTCACCGGCAGATCGTGATGATCCTTCACCAGGGTCTTTTGCTCTGTCAGTAGACATCGCAGCAACCACTGATGAGCTTTAatttttgtgtttatttttttggaaagaagaatggaagaaattaGGCTCTCTGAGGAGAAGAATTGGAGGTGCAGTGGAGAAAGATGAAGTTCAAATCAAAGGGCCTACTCAGAAGATGCCATGGGACCTATGAACGtgctttttttcctctttttcttcctctttggttctattttcttctttttaataataCTCTTAGCATTACCTATATTTTTTCCCATGTAATTTACAATTATTGTAAGCCATCATCGACGTAATCAAAATATCGTTTTCATTAGCAAAATTACCAACAACATCTCTTCTTCATACCCCGTGGACTCGCTAGTGGGTGCAGGTTCAAGTGCAAGTGTGCAACTAGTCCGATTCATGATTAAAGAACTATTTTACTGTCaaagtcaagaaaaaaaatgcaagggTTGGTggtaaattatgaaaaaataatttccaCTTAACTGTTTGAGCTGAGTTAATCCATGAGTGGTACAGGCAACTCGGCATGATATTAACAGTTTGTTTTTATCCCAAATTGGTGAAGGGTAGCTGGGTAGGCAAGAACTCAGATTATGGATTAGCTAGTTGGctattaaaaattttcattaaaaaataatcatCACAGCTACCATCACAACTGTTAATGCTTTATAATACTAAATAATATCCCACTATACTGCTATTAGTGATGGTTTTTGTAGGTTCCATGTCCTCATGATATTTCAGAGTATTACTGGACCAAGGAAAGATCTCCTGAATCTTGGATTCACCCTAAATCATTTCAAGAAAAGAGCTCAACAGAAGCGCTTCTACGAGATTTTTGGCAGTGGTAATTTTTTATTACCACGAAAAATTTGCTTTTAGCAGCAGTAATTACTGTCACTAAATAGTCATTATTGATTAGAGGATCCATGTCCCCATGTATTAGCGATGAAACTGCTAGCTTGGATGAGAATGTTGGGattcctaatatatatatatatatatatatatatttgatgaaGTCTACATACTACTATGAAGACATAAAAGAGTACTTGGAAGATTGCGTTCAAGCGTCAATGGCACAAGAGAAAAGAATGATCATTGTCTCATGTAAGACTTTAGAATCTTCGAGTCAATATGAGAAGAACTTGAGCTTGGAGCATCAGGAAGGACATAAACCATCCTTAGGTTTTTGTGTTTATCACATATTTTTATAACATGTTGGCTCTCACCTAACTGGTAATTGAATCCCATTTAAAATCCATTAAGGTCCTTAACTAGAATACCCTAATTTAGAACGAATTTTAGAAATTTGGGTTAAATCTGCATGATAGAAATTGTTTTGTTATCTagagacacctaattttgtcccccaccccccccccccccctcctctctcAAAAAACCAACAATgacaaatatcaaaatatcagGCACGACAAGCTAGAtttgtactctctctctcaaggaGGATTCATTCTCAGGTATATAACCCATCTGTCCTAACCTACCATGCTATGCGTTGATTTGATGTTAGCATGAGAAAAGTCGTTGATCCAAACTAAGTAATAGCCAATGGTGGGAAATACGTGCAAGAATGAGTGTCAAGTCCCCCTACCAAAATACAGTAATTTACCTTGTTTCACATTTCCCGCAAACTTTTGAGACAAGAATGAGCTCGATTTCTATGTCATTagatagtactcagaaaaaaGATTTTGTTGGCACATTGACACACAAAAATCAGATGCCCGGATAAGCCGTAGTGCCTCTCATAAGTCAAAACCGGGGTTTCCAGCCTAACCCGGCCTAGCAGAACCACGTAAGCCCTTCCCAAAACCGCCTAAGCCCTTCCGAGAATTGTGTAAAGCCGTAGTTGGATCTGAAAGCCCTAatatggttctttttttttttttttggttgaaaaaaaatttccaagttCCCATTCCCGAAAATACAAAAccagtttctaatttcaaaaaTCCATAGACTCCCCCAAATttcaataggaaaaaaaaatccaaaaacctagAAGGCCCAAAATTTCTACAGAAATACTTGGAAAACCCCGGAAAGTTCCAAATTTTTGCAGAAATACCCGAATAGTGCCAAAAAGCCTTGAATTTCCACTGATGTCTCAGAAATCCGATTTTTCCAAAAAGGAGACAAGAAGGTCAAGCCCTCACCCATGAGTCGAGGAATCCGTCAAAAGTTCATGTTTAGAGTAAAGGAGCCTTCCCCTTATTAACTGTCACCAAGGATTAGAGTTAGGTTAATTCTTCAATCTTTATAAGCATAATATAGGCCAGCATAAAATAGCACAAAAATCATCTTTCTACACTTTTTGTATGAAGTACGCCAGTGTAATCAATCAATTatatgtgtgcgtgtgtgtgtgtgtgtgtgtctagAACTCCTTAAAATTATGGGAGAATATTTGAAATCTAAGTATCTGGTAGAAAGACTAGCTTTTTCAAGTggggtgggtgcctaacaccttcccactcCTATAACCTGACACAAATCCAAACCTCTTGTAAATCCATCTATATGAATTAAAATTCAAGCTTGATCTCATAACAAGAGTTGGGTTCCCCAATAGGTTTCTAGGCCTTCATCCGAGGTGGTGACTCCAACAATCATATTTTCCCCAATCCCCTCCTATTAGCCAAATAAGGAGATGAGCCAAGGTGGTGGAGGAACAAATAAGAAACCTTCTCCAATAAAGAGAAAAGGAATCATAAACCTtctagggagagagagagccaaaAAGTTCCCTCTGAGGTCCATTCACTACCCTTACCATAGTGACTCCACCGAGGGACTGTTAAACTTTCTTAGCTAGATACTCACAATAGATGCAAGAAAATTCTCCCTTTCAACATCATTATCTGATAAATATTTCTGTGTATTGATTGCGAACTACACCATGCATCatttcaaagtgaaatcatctGACGAGGGTATTCCCTATTGTGCCTGCATCCTAGGGTAGGTCAGGCATGTTATACTTGTTACTCTAAGATTAGATGGTAGCAGCTTTCTACACAAGAGTGTTCAAAGTGACGTTGTGATAAGGATGATCATCGTTGTGTTCAAATGTGaaaccctacttttaaaacccgGTTTAATtgcacggttgacccggtttaaccatgcaggacccgaatcagagagggttaaggcgggttccttatggaccatgatggcaagggtgactttgaacacaggttggccagataagtccgagttagtgccagaggagacgggtgtacccaagccgtgtacatgcacgtatcataaggccatgtacgggtaacgCTGGTAtctagccgtatcctaaagtgtatacgtataatataccttgtgccgagagtgagatacatgccgagagtcgaattccatcaaaatcccacttgttagCTAAGTTTCGACCCttaggtgggtggtcacaggcgggcgcatccgcccacctgagtgacccacccatgtggttactagatattttaaattataaatagcatttattgtgtttttccttttctcatttattacattaaaggattggtgagaagagtaaaaaggagagagaaaaga from Macadamia integrifolia cultivar HAES 741 chromosome 11, SCU_Mint_v3, whole genome shotgun sequence encodes the following:
- the LOC122094242 gene encoding protein LIGHT-DEPENDENT SHORT HYPOCOTYLS 10-like, with the protein product MSTDRAKDPGEGSSRSAGEQQPQSSAPPPLSRYESQKRRDWNTFGQYLKNQRPPVSVSQCNCSHILDFLRYLDQFGKTKVHLQGCIFFGQPEPPAPCTCPLRQAWGSLDALIGRLRAAYEENGGSPDTNPFGNGAIRVYLREVRECQAKARGIPYKKKKKKKNLLKPNKDPNPSMQSTS